From one Actinopolyspora saharensis genomic stretch:
- a CDS encoding glycosyltransferase family 4 protein, with translation MPRPVLLVHPSAELYGSDRVFAESVRALADSGREVLVALPADGPLVPLLRSHGARVLRCPTPVLRKSALRPSGLLGLLRDCLSALPAMLRLLSRHRFEAVYVSTVTLPLWPPMARLFGRRVVAHVHEAEDAVPRPIRVGIALPLLCCHVVVANSAAAREVLLGAVPRLRERVLVVRNGVHGPATPPEEPPATSGSTGLVLVGRISPRKGTDTAVRAVALLRERGRAITLDLVGSVFAGYEWFERELEELVREHRLEEVVRSHGFDDDVWSHYAAADVVLVPSRMEPFGNTAVEAQLAMRPVVVTDAQGLPETVDGGRRGSVVPADDPHSLADRIEELLDDWEEARRRARHARSEAARLFAPEHYRRSIRELFETSKSR, from the coding sequence GTGCCCCGTCCAGTGCTGCTAGTTCACCCTTCCGCGGAGCTGTACGGCTCCGATCGCGTGTTCGCCGAATCCGTGCGAGCTCTGGCGGACAGCGGGCGGGAGGTGCTGGTAGCCCTGCCCGCGGACGGACCGCTGGTGCCGCTCCTGCGCTCCCACGGCGCCCGAGTGCTGCGCTGCCCCACCCCGGTGCTGCGCAAAAGTGCGCTCCGTCCCTCAGGCCTGCTCGGACTGCTGCGCGACTGCCTCAGCGCGCTGCCCGCCATGCTGCGACTGCTCAGCCGGCACCGCTTCGAAGCGGTCTACGTGAGCACGGTCACCCTTCCGCTGTGGCCGCCGATGGCCAGGTTGTTCGGAAGACGAGTGGTCGCGCACGTGCACGAGGCCGAGGACGCCGTGCCGAGGCCGATACGGGTGGGCATCGCTCTGCCGCTGCTGTGCTGCCACGTGGTGGTGGCCAACAGCGCCGCGGCGCGGGAGGTGCTGCTCGGAGCCGTTCCACGCCTTCGCGAACGCGTACTGGTCGTCCGCAACGGCGTCCACGGTCCCGCCACCCCACCGGAGGAGCCCCCCGCGACTTCGGGAAGCACCGGGCTGGTGCTGGTGGGCAGGATCTCGCCCCGCAAGGGGACCGACACGGCGGTACGCGCCGTCGCGCTGCTCCGCGAGCGCGGACGAGCGATCACACTGGACCTGGTCGGATCGGTGTTCGCGGGCTACGAATGGTTCGAGCGCGAGCTGGAAGAGCTGGTCCGCGAGCACCGTCTCGAGGAAGTCGTCCGCTCGCACGGGTTCGACGACGACGTCTGGAGCCACTACGCCGCCGCCGACGTGGTTCTCGTTCCCTCCCGGATGGAGCCGTTCGGCAACACCGCGGTGGAGGCGCAACTGGCGATGCGGCCGGTCGTGGTCACCGACGCCCAGGGGCTGCCCGAAACGGTCGACGGCGGCCGGAGGGGCTCGGTGGTTCCCGCCGACGACCCGCACTCGCTCGCGGATCGGATCGAGGAGCTGCTCGACGACTGGGAAGAGGCCCGGCGCAGGGCCCGGCACGCCCGCTCGGAGGCCGCGAGGTTGTTCGCTCCGGAGCACTACCGGAGATCGATCCGGGAGCTGTTCGAGACCTCCAAGAGCCGATGA
- a CDS encoding sugar transferase, with protein MACSDVLAIAVCVCGGAALLEGASSGRGLVRAGVVTAVLLLSLVPTWNYRILGQGAEEFRRLGRALLTADVLLAFGAVATGVEQLRGWIFGVLPALTLLCVAQRYALRKVLHRLRAAGRCSLPVLAVGHAEALEDLISRTRSESHLGWRIRAVCTEGRQGTGGSRGRIGSVPVVGGFEEVAEQVRRGSYRAVMISADRYWTRRRLQWLSWQLEGTSAEMVVAPVLMDVAGPRVHVSEVLGMPLLRLSEPVFTGPRLLVKSLMDRLGALLLLLSLSPLLLLVAGAIKLDSGGPVLYRQRRVGHNGEPFVMLKFRTMVTEAESLRDHLTADEGAGPLFKARRDPRTTRIGPLLRGYSMDELPQLVNVVRGEMSLVGPRPPLPDETASYEPEVHRRFMVRPGMTGLWQVSGRSDLSWGESVRLDLRYVENWSLTLDMMILWKTVRAVLGREGAY; from the coding sequence GTGGCCTGCAGCGACGTGCTGGCGATCGCCGTGTGCGTCTGCGGGGGAGCAGCACTGCTCGAAGGCGCCTCCTCCGGCAGGGGGCTCGTCCGCGCAGGGGTGGTCACCGCCGTGCTGCTGCTCTCGTTGGTTCCGACGTGGAACTACCGCATCCTGGGGCAGGGGGCCGAGGAGTTCCGCCGGCTCGGCAGAGCACTCCTCACCGCCGATGTGCTGCTGGCCTTCGGGGCCGTTGCCACCGGCGTGGAACAGCTGCGCGGCTGGATCTTCGGAGTGCTGCCCGCACTGACCCTGCTGTGCGTGGCGCAGCGCTACGCGTTGCGCAAGGTGCTGCACCGCCTGAGGGCTGCCGGTCGTTGCTCGCTGCCCGTGCTCGCGGTGGGCCACGCCGAGGCGCTGGAGGACCTGATCAGCAGGACGCGGAGCGAATCGCACCTCGGGTGGCGAATACGCGCGGTGTGCACCGAGGGAAGGCAGGGCACCGGCGGTTCCCGCGGGCGGATCGGCTCGGTCCCCGTGGTGGGCGGGTTCGAGGAGGTGGCCGAGCAGGTGCGCCGCGGTTCCTACAGAGCCGTGATGATCAGCGCCGACCGCTACTGGACTCGTCGTCGGCTGCAGTGGCTGTCCTGGCAGCTGGAGGGCACCTCCGCCGAGATGGTGGTGGCCCCCGTGCTCATGGACGTCGCCGGACCCAGGGTGCACGTCTCCGAAGTGCTCGGCATGCCGCTGCTCCGACTGAGCGAGCCCGTCTTCACCGGGCCGCGACTGCTGGTCAAGTCCCTGATGGACAGGCTGGGCGCGTTGTTGCTGTTGCTGTCGCTGTCCCCGTTGCTGCTGCTCGTCGCAGGCGCGATCAAACTGGACAGCGGCGGGCCCGTGCTCTACCGGCAGCGCAGAGTCGGGCACAACGGGGAACCGTTCGTGATGCTGAAGTTCCGCACCATGGTCACCGAAGCCGAGTCCCTGCGGGACCACCTCACCGCCGACGAGGGAGCAGGGCCTTTGTTCAAAGCGCGCCGGGACCCTCGGACGACCAGGATCGGTCCGCTGCTGCGCGGCTACTCGATGGACGAACTCCCGCAGCTCGTCAACGTCGTTCGCGGTGAGATGTCGTTGGTGGGGCCGCGTCCCCCGCTGCCGGACGAGACGGCCTCCTACGAGCCCGAAGTGCACCGGCGGTTCATGGTCCGCCCGGGAATGACCGGCCTGTGGCAGGTGAGCGGGCGCAGTGATCTCTCCTGGGGGGAGAGCGTCAGGCTGGACCTGCGCTACGTGGAGAACTGGTCGTTGACCCTGGACATGATGATTCTCTGGAAGACCGTGCGGGCAGTGCTGGGGAGGGAAGGTGCGTACTGA
- a CDS encoding mycothione reductase: MRHFDLIIIGSGSGNAILDERFSDWDVAIVEKGVGSTSAYGGTCLNVGCIPTKMFVHTADVARSPNEGDALGVDLHRTGVRWPEIRDRIFGRIDTISEGGRRFRAEENANVTLYEGIGRFTGVRQLAVETSAGSETISADRIVLAAGGRPVIPEIPGIEDVTYHTSDSVMRLEELPESMIILGTGFIGAEFAHIFSSLGVEVTMVGRSGRALRAEDVDVSARFTEIAARDWDLRLNRTEKSVTGDDEKVELHLDGPDGPETVSARTLLVATGRRSNSDLLDAAAGGITTSDDGKVKVDATQRTSAEGVWALGDISSEHELKHVANHEERVVQHNLLHPEEPVKSDHRFVPHAVFTAPQIASVGLTEQQAREHAINYTSSTQDYGGIAYGWAMEEQDGFAKLLADPSTGELLGAHIIGPQAPTLIQPLIQAMSFGIDARSMARGQYWIHPAMPELVENALLGLEWD; encoded by the coding sequence GTGCGACACTTCGATCTGATCATCATCGGTAGCGGATCGGGCAACGCGATCCTCGACGAACGGTTCTCCGACTGGGACGTCGCCATCGTGGAGAAGGGAGTGGGCAGCACTTCCGCGTACGGGGGAACCTGCCTGAACGTCGGTTGCATACCGACCAAGATGTTCGTGCACACGGCGGATGTGGCCCGCTCCCCGAACGAGGGCGACGCGCTCGGGGTGGATCTGCACCGCACCGGCGTCCGGTGGCCCGAGATCAGGGACCGGATTTTCGGCAGGATCGACACCATCTCGGAAGGCGGAAGGCGGTTCCGCGCCGAGGAGAACGCGAACGTGACCCTCTACGAGGGGATCGGCCGATTCACCGGTGTCCGCCAGTTGGCGGTGGAGACCTCCGCGGGCTCGGAGACGATCAGCGCCGACCGGATCGTGCTGGCAGCGGGAGGCAGGCCGGTGATTCCGGAGATCCCCGGGATCGAGGACGTCACCTACCACACCAGCGACAGCGTGATGCGCCTGGAAGAGCTCCCCGAGAGCATGATCATCCTGGGCACCGGGTTCATCGGGGCCGAGTTCGCCCACATCTTCTCCTCGCTGGGAGTCGAAGTGACGATGGTCGGCCGCTCCGGGCGCGCGCTGCGCGCTGAGGACGTCGACGTCTCGGCGCGCTTCACCGAGATCGCCGCCCGCGACTGGGACCTGCGGCTCAACCGCACCGAGAAGAGCGTGACCGGCGACGACGAGAAGGTCGAGCTGCACCTGGACGGTCCCGACGGACCGGAGACGGTCTCCGCCCGGACCCTGCTGGTGGCGACCGGACGCCGGTCGAACTCCGACCTGCTGGACGCGGCCGCGGGTGGCATAACGACCTCGGACGACGGCAAGGTGAAGGTGGACGCCACCCAGCGGACCTCCGCCGAAGGGGTCTGGGCCCTCGGCGACATCAGCAGCGAGCACGAGCTCAAGCACGTCGCCAACCACGAGGAGCGCGTAGTGCAGCACAACCTGCTGCACCCGGAAGAACCGGTGAAGTCCGATCACAGGTTCGTACCGCACGCGGTGTTCACCGCCCCGCAGATCGCCTCGGTCGGGCTGACCGAGCAGCAGGCGCGGGAACACGCCATCAACTACACCAGTTCGACCCAGGACTACGGTGGAATAGCGTACGGCTGGGCCATGGAGGAGCAGGACGGCTTCGCCAAGCTGCTGGCCGACCCCTCGACGGGTGAACTGCTCGGTGCCCACATCATCGGCCCGCAGGCACCGACGTTGATCCAGCCGCTCATCCAGGCGATGTCCTTCGGGATCGACGCGCGCTCGATGGCCAGGGGCCAGTACTGGATCCATCCGGCCATGCCCGAACTGGTGGAGAACGCACTGCTCGGGCTGGAGTGGGACTGA
- a CDS encoding CynX/NimT family MFS transporter, producing the protein MSHESRTESVPERLTVQDASSAAEPGRNDAAPRAGGSGTGSVDRAAATGGGLLLVGVALAAANMRPAVTSLSSVLGGVRDSLGAGATWASVLTSVPTLCFGVAGISAPLLARRWGMQRVVGVALGLLTLAMLVRVTGGATTVFAGTVVACGAIAMCNVLIPVVVKESFPHRVGMATGIYTTAMAAGGSIGSAFTPWLRTELGGWRLALATWSVLALAAFVIWSTAGRSASGGSSPAAPSRSAGDKSLVRSPLAWAVTGYFAMQSLVAYVIMGWLPEVFKSAGTGAGTAGALLGLVLLIGVPVSMVLPPLVTRTNGQSMWTVGLAATAIAGFLGILLAPMAAPVLWAVLVGTGMSAFPLALVLISLRSSNAAETSRLSGMAQSTGYLIASTGPFLFGVLHNTTGSWTASLLVLIGVLTVQAIIGVFAGRPRTV; encoded by the coding sequence ATGTCTCACGAGTCGCGTACCGAATCCGTTCCCGAGCGGCTGACCGTTCAGGATGCCAGCTCCGCCGCGGAACCAGGCAGGAACGATGCGGCTCCGCGGGCCGGTGGGAGCGGGACCGGCTCCGTCGACCGCGCCGCGGCCACCGGTGGTGGGCTGCTGCTGGTGGGGGTGGCGCTGGCCGCCGCGAACATGCGCCCCGCCGTCACCAGCCTCTCCTCGGTGCTGGGCGGTGTGCGTGACTCGCTGGGGGCCGGTGCCACGTGGGCGAGCGTGCTCACGTCGGTGCCCACGCTGTGCTTCGGCGTGGCCGGGATCAGCGCTCCGCTGCTCGCGCGTCGCTGGGGGATGCAGCGCGTCGTGGGGGTGGCGCTCGGGCTGCTCACGCTGGCGATGCTGGTGCGGGTGACCGGAGGTGCGACGACGGTCTTCGCGGGAACCGTGGTCGCCTGCGGAGCCATCGCGATGTGCAACGTGCTCATCCCCGTGGTGGTGAAGGAGTCCTTCCCGCACAGGGTCGGCATGGCAACCGGGATCTACACCACGGCCATGGCGGCAGGAGGGTCGATCGGTTCCGCGTTCACCCCCTGGCTGCGCACCGAGCTGGGCGGCTGGCGACTCGCCCTGGCCACCTGGTCCGTGCTCGCGCTCGCCGCTTTCGTGATCTGGTCGACGGCGGGCCGCAGCGCTTCGGGTGGGAGCTCCCCGGCAGCGCCGAGCCGCTCGGCCGGGGACAAGTCCCTGGTGCGCAGTCCACTGGCCTGGGCGGTGACCGGCTACTTCGCCATGCAGTCCCTGGTGGCTTACGTGATCATGGGATGGCTTCCCGAGGTGTTCAAGTCGGCGGGAACCGGTGCGGGAACGGCCGGCGCGCTGCTCGGGCTGGTGCTGCTCATCGGGGTCCCGGTCAGCATGGTGCTGCCGCCGCTGGTGACCAGGACCAACGGCCAGTCGATGTGGACCGTGGGACTCGCGGCCACGGCGATAGCGGGTTTCCTCGGCATCCTGCTCGCCCCCATGGCCGCTCCGGTGCTGTGGGCGGTGCTGGTCGGGACCGGTATGAGCGCCTTCCCGCTCGCCCTGGTGCTGATCTCGCTGCGCAGCAGCAACGCGGCCGAGACGAGCAGGTTGTCCGGGATGGCGCAGAGCACCGGTTATCTGATCGCCTCGACGGGGCCCTTCCTGTTCGGCGTGCTGCACAACACGACGGGGTCCTGGACGGCCTCCCTGCTCGTGCTCATCGGAGTGCTCACTGTTCAGGCGATCATCGGGGTGTTCGCCGGTCGGCCGCGCACCGTCTGA
- a CDS encoding FadR/GntR family transcriptional regulator, protein MPLVTTTRTGLVDQVIAQMRELVASGEWPLGEKIPPETELVSALGVGRNTVREAVRALSHAGLLEVRQGDGTFVRATSELSGAVSRLCDTELRQVLEVRRALEVESARLAATARTENDVAELEVALRERDAAIDEGDPERVARTDSRLHLLLVEASHNPVLIQLYQGISEAVLSSVATTFDPTVPPERTVSHTELFEAVRDGCPEAAAAEAGGFLDELLAEFDERPGSARSAHSS, encoded by the coding sequence GTGCCTTTGGTCACGACAACGCGGACCGGCTTGGTGGATCAGGTGATCGCCCAGATGCGCGAGCTCGTCGCTTCGGGCGAGTGGCCGCTCGGAGAAAAGATCCCCCCGGAAACCGAACTGGTCAGCGCGCTCGGAGTCGGCCGCAACACGGTGCGTGAAGCAGTCCGAGCTCTGTCCCACGCGGGACTGCTCGAAGTCCGGCAGGGCGACGGCACCTTCGTCCGAGCCACGAGTGAACTCTCCGGCGCCGTCAGCAGGCTGTGCGACACGGAGCTGCGTCAGGTCCTGGAAGTGCGCCGCGCCCTGGAGGTCGAAAGCGCCCGGCTGGCCGCGACGGCACGCACCGAGAACGATGTGGCCGAGCTGGAGGTGGCGCTGCGGGAGCGCGACGCGGCCATCGACGAGGGGGACCCGGAACGAGTGGCGCGCACCGACAGCAGGTTGCACCTCCTGCTGGTGGAGGCCTCGCACAACCCGGTGCTCATCCAGCTGTACCAGGGGATCAGCGAAGCAGTGCTCTCCAGCGTCGCCACCACCTTCGACCCCACCGTCCCGCCGGAGCGGACGGTCTCGCACACCGAACTGTTCGAAGCGGTTCGCGACGGCTGTCCGGAAGCAGCGGCGGCCGAAGCGGGCGGGTTCCTCGACGAGCTGCTCGCCGAGTTCGACGAACGCCCCGGCTCCGCGCGGTCCGCGCACAGCTCCTGA
- a CDS encoding cobyric acid synthase has product MKAYVNSLLVAGTTSDAGKSVLVAAICRWLARGGSAVAPFKAQNMSNNSVVTASGGEIGRAQAVQAAAAGVEPDVRFNPVLLKPGSDRSSQVVVLGRAEGQENALSYRRRKDVLLETVTDTLAELRAEHDYVICEGAGSPSEINLRAHDIANMGLARAAGLPVLVVGDIDRGGVFAQLFGTLALLDPADQALVSGFVVNKFRGEPELLEPGLDQLRALTGRKVHGVLPWSEELWLDAEDSLSYVADGVVGRPAPPLGTQWLRVAVPRLPRISNATDVEALAAEPGVSVRFVTEPSRLADADLVLLPGSKSTVADLAWLRDTGLAEGIRSHAASGLPVAGVCGGFQMLGKRIVDHVESGGEVDGLGLLDVDVEFASEKALGNPAGTAMGHRVSGYEIHHGRVRRSGDLPALISGASGGEGAVHGSVVGTHWHGLFENDGFRREFLGWVADRAGRTGFRCSPETSFAELRRAQLDLLGDMVERHLDTDALMRLLEGGAPEGMPTLSAGQH; this is encoded by the coding sequence ATGAAAGCGTACGTGAATTCGCTGCTGGTTGCCGGGACGACCTCGGACGCGGGTAAGAGTGTGCTGGTTGCCGCGATTTGTCGTTGGCTGGCCCGCGGTGGGAGTGCTGTCGCGCCCTTCAAGGCGCAGAACATGTCCAACAACTCCGTGGTCACGGCTTCCGGCGGTGAGATCGGAAGAGCGCAGGCCGTGCAGGCCGCCGCGGCGGGAGTGGAGCCCGACGTCCGCTTCAACCCGGTGCTGCTCAAGCCCGGCAGCGACCGCAGTTCCCAGGTCGTGGTGCTCGGTCGTGCGGAGGGGCAGGAGAACGCTCTGTCGTACCGCCGACGCAAGGACGTCCTGCTGGAGACGGTGACCGACACCCTGGCCGAGCTGCGTGCGGAGCACGACTACGTGATCTGCGAGGGCGCGGGCTCACCTTCCGAGATCAACCTTCGCGCCCACGACATCGCCAACATGGGCCTCGCTCGTGCGGCGGGGCTTCCCGTCCTCGTGGTCGGCGACATCGATCGTGGCGGGGTTTTCGCACAGCTGTTCGGAACACTGGCCCTGCTGGACCCGGCCGACCAGGCCCTCGTGTCGGGGTTCGTGGTGAACAAGTTCCGCGGAGAACCCGAGCTGCTCGAGCCGGGGCTGGACCAGCTCCGCGCGCTGACGGGCAGGAAGGTGCACGGTGTGCTGCCCTGGTCCGAGGAGCTGTGGCTCGACGCCGAGGACTCGCTGTCGTACGTGGCCGACGGAGTGGTGGGGCGCCCCGCTCCACCACTGGGCACGCAGTGGCTCCGGGTGGCGGTTCCCAGGCTGCCGCGCATATCCAACGCCACCGACGTCGAGGCCCTCGCCGCGGAACCGGGGGTGTCGGTGCGGTTCGTCACGGAACCCTCCCGGTTGGCCGACGCCGATCTCGTGCTGCTTCCCGGGTCCAAGTCCACCGTTGCCGATCTCGCCTGGTTGCGGGACACGGGGCTGGCCGAGGGGATCCGTTCGCACGCGGCCTCCGGGCTGCCGGTGGCCGGGGTGTGCGGCGGTTTCCAGATGCTGGGCAAGCGGATCGTCGATCACGTCGAGTCCGGTGGCGAGGTCGACGGGCTCGGACTGCTGGACGTCGACGTCGAATTCGCCTCGGAGAAGGCTCTCGGCAATCCCGCGGGAACGGCCATGGGCCACCGGGTGAGCGGCTACGAGATCCATCACGGGCGCGTGCGGCGCAGTGGCGACCTCCCCGCGTTGATCAGCGGGGCCTCAGGCGGGGAAGGCGCCGTGCACGGTTCCGTCGTCGGAACGCACTGGCACGGGCTGTTCGAGAACGACGGGTTCCGCCGCGAGTTCCTCGGCTGGGTCGCGGATCGGGCGGGCCGAACCGGTTTCCGGTGCTCGCCGGAGACCTCCTTCGCCGAGCTCCGGCGCGCACAGCTGGACCTGCTGGGTGACATGGTCGAACGTCACCTGGACACCGACGCGCTGATGCGCTTGCTGGAGGGTGGAGCCCCCGAGGGGATGCCGACCCTCTCGGCCGGGCAGCACTGA
- the map gene encoding type I methionyl aminopeptidase — protein sequence MPVRSPLQPGEQTPRRPVPSTIERPEYVDKPAPKPNTDPDVQPPEVIEAMRVACKLSAQALEEAGKAVRPGATTDDIDAVVHEFFVDNGVYPSTLGYRNFPKSCCTSLNEVICHGIPDSTVIEEGDIVNVDVTGYIGGVHGDNNATFCAGEVSEEARLLVERTYEATMRGIRAAKPGRQLNVIGRVIESYAKRFGYGVVRDFTGHGIGRSFHSGLVVLHYDEPSVQTVIEPGMTFTIEPMITLGTHEYDIWEDEWTVTTRDKSWTAQFEHTILITEDGNEILTQP from the coding sequence ATGCCGGTACGAAGCCCGTTGCAGCCAGGAGAGCAAACCCCGCGCCGTCCGGTCCCCTCGACCATCGAGCGGCCCGAGTACGTGGACAAACCCGCCCCGAAACCCAACACGGATCCCGACGTCCAGCCCCCCGAAGTGATCGAGGCCATGCGCGTGGCGTGCAAGCTTTCCGCGCAGGCGCTGGAGGAGGCGGGCAAGGCGGTACGCCCGGGAGCCACCACCGACGACATCGACGCGGTGGTGCACGAGTTCTTCGTCGACAACGGGGTGTATCCCTCCACGCTCGGGTACCGCAACTTCCCCAAGTCCTGCTGCACGTCGCTGAACGAGGTCATCTGCCACGGAATCCCCGACTCGACGGTGATCGAGGAGGGTGACATCGTCAACGTCGACGTGACCGGCTACATCGGCGGTGTGCACGGGGACAACAACGCGACTTTCTGCGCGGGCGAGGTCTCCGAGGAAGCGCGGTTGCTCGTCGAGCGCACTTACGAGGCCACGATGCGCGGGATCCGCGCCGCCAAGCCGGGACGTCAGCTCAACGTGATCGGCCGGGTCATCGAGTCCTACGCCAAGCGCTTCGGCTACGGCGTGGTCCGTGATTTCACCGGGCACGGCATCGGTCGCTCGTTCCACAGCGGGCTGGTGGTGCTGCACTACGACGAGCCCTCGGTGCAGACGGTGATCGAACCGGGGATGACGTTCACCATCGAACCGATGATCACGCTGGGGACCCACGAGTACGACATCTGGGAAGACGAGTGGACGGTCACCACGCGGGACAAGAGCTGGACCGCCCAGTTCGAGCACACCATTCTGATCACCGAGGACGGCAACGAGATCCTCACTCAGCCGTGA
- a CDS encoding twitching motility protein PilT, which yields MIYFDSSALKKLIAAEPESAALSTWVRNNWEQPRATSAVSKVDIIRSFRTAGPAVEDLASIVVSKIDHLPVEQEVLDAASGMDSPLSLAEAIHLASAYRERAELRAFVSYEPAVLRAAQRSGLVTVSPGNDLDGINEERR from the coding sequence GTGATCTACTTCGATTCTTCGGCACTGAAGAAGTTGATTGCCGCGGAACCGGAAAGCGCGGCGCTGAGCACGTGGGTCCGCAACAACTGGGAGCAGCCGCGCGCCACGAGCGCCGTATCCAAAGTGGATATCATTCGTAGTTTTCGCACGGCCGGACCGGCGGTCGAGGACCTCGCCTCGATCGTCGTCTCCAAGATCGACCACCTTCCGGTCGAGCAGGAAGTTCTCGACGCGGCCAGCGGGATGGACTCCCCGCTGAGCCTCGCCGAGGCGATCCACCTGGCCTCCGCCTACCGGGAGCGCGCGGAGTTGCGCGCCTTCGTGTCCTACGAGCCCGCCGTGCTCCGGGCGGCCCAGCGCTCCGGTCTGGTCACCGTCTCGCCCGGCAACGACCTCGACGGGATCAACGAGGAGCGCCGCTGA
- a CDS encoding penicillin-binding transpeptidase domain-containing protein yields the protein MRTARAFTALAGLLVTVPIASCGVFDSGPSAKDAATAYVRAFASGDNAAAAQRTDAPETARKALDKTRKNLSPEKVDASVTDVSSGESGESAEASFDVSWNFGSERTWEYEGKLNLTRQDGDWKVHWQPSALHPDLGARQTLHYEQDPATPAPVLGRDGTRLMGPKRLVRVTLIPGQVDDLASVAGSLAEGLSPVAPGVTEQGIVSGAEKTEDDQAYTVVTLRWADYQRVKSEIYELPGVRFPGRTELVPTEKNYASQVLPAVAEEKKKRLNGSAGWRVFTSDASGAEVKTLHRVKPKPTEALSTTLSDKVQRAAEEAIDPVEKPGMIVAMRPSNGDVLAVAQNSAADGKGALALTGQYPPGSTFKMSTGLAALERGKAGIDTQVECPAEKTFNGKTLPNAHDFDLGTVPLRKAFAESCNTTFAQLATDMPADALPEAAEKLGIGADFAIPGLTTITGDVPAGQGEVARAVNGIGQGKVLASPFGMALASASVANGEMPIPGIVEGDETEVNKGPSKKPSGEAVEQLREMMREVVRSGTATELSGMGKVAGKTGTAQFGDGSRAHGWFTGYRGDLSFAVLLTDSGTSERAVSVTRDFLERVE from the coding sequence GTGCGTACAGCTCGTGCTTTTACCGCCCTGGCGGGGCTCCTCGTCACGGTGCCGATCGCTTCCTGCGGCGTGTTCGATTCCGGGCCCTCGGCGAAGGACGCGGCCACGGCTTACGTCCGCGCGTTCGCCTCGGGCGACAACGCGGCGGCGGCCCAGCGCACCGACGCTCCGGAAACGGCAAGGAAGGCCCTGGACAAGACCAGGAAGAACCTCTCCCCGGAGAAGGTGGACGCCTCGGTGACCGATGTGTCCTCGGGCGAGTCGGGGGAGTCGGCCGAGGCGAGCTTCGACGTTTCCTGGAACTTCGGTTCGGAGCGCACCTGGGAGTACGAGGGGAAGCTGAACCTGACCCGGCAGGACGGGGACTGGAAGGTGCACTGGCAGCCCTCGGCCCTGCATCCCGACCTGGGAGCCAGGCAGACCTTGCACTACGAGCAGGACCCCGCCACACCGGCGCCGGTGCTCGGCAGGGACGGTACGCGCCTGATGGGGCCGAAGCGGTTGGTGCGCGTGACGCTGATCCCGGGGCAGGTCGACGATCTGGCGAGCGTCGCGGGATCGCTGGCGGAGGGGCTGAGTCCCGTCGCCCCGGGAGTGACCGAGCAGGGGATCGTGTCCGGAGCGGAGAAGACCGAGGACGATCAGGCCTACACCGTCGTCACCCTGCGCTGGGCCGACTACCAGCGCGTGAAGTCGGAGATCTACGAGCTGCCCGGGGTCCGCTTCCCGGGGAGAACCGAGCTGGTTCCCACTGAGAAGAACTACGCCTCGCAGGTGCTGCCCGCCGTGGCCGAGGAGAAGAAGAAGCGGCTGAACGGAAGTGCCGGTTGGCGGGTGTTCACCAGCGACGCCTCCGGTGCCGAGGTCAAGACGCTGCACCGGGTGAAGCCGAAACCGACGGAAGCGCTTTCCACCACGTTGAGCGACAAGGTGCAGCGCGCCGCCGAGGAGGCGATCGACCCGGTGGAGAAACCGGGCATGATCGTGGCGATGCGCCCCTCCAACGGTGACGTGCTCGCGGTGGCGCAGAACTCCGCGGCCGACGGCAAGGGCGCGCTCGCGCTGACCGGGCAGTACCCGCCGGGGTCCACCTTCAAGATGTCCACGGGGCTCGCCGCGCTGGAGCGGGGCAAGGCCGGCATCGACACTCAGGTCGAGTGCCCGGCCGAGAAGACGTTCAACGGGAAGACGCTGCCCAACGCCCACGACTTCGACCTCGGAACCGTTCCGCTGCGGAAGGCCTTCGCCGAGTCCTGCAACACCACCTTCGCCCAGCTGGCCACGGACATGCCCGCCGACGCGCTGCCCGAGGCGGCCGAGAAGCTGGGCATCGGCGCTGATTTCGCCATCCCGGGGCTGACCACGATCACGGGCGACGTTCCTGCGGGGCAGGGCGAGGTCGCTCGTGCCGTGAACGGCATCGGACAGGGCAAGGTGCTGGCGAGCCCGTTCGGCATGGCATTGGCGAGCGCGTCCGTGGCCAACGGCGAGATGCCGATTCCCGGAATCGTCGAGGGAGACGAGACCGAGGTCAACAAGGGACCGTCGAAAAAGCCCTCCGGCGAGGCGGTCGAACAGCTGCGCGAGATGATGCGCGAGGTCGTCCGCTCCGGTACGGCCACCGAGCTGTCCGGGATGGGGAAGGTCGCGGGCAAGACGGGAACGGCCCAGTTCGGCGACGGAAGCAGGGCGCACGGTTGGTTCACCGGCTACCGGGGGGATCTGTCCTTCGCGGTGCTGTTGACCGATTCGGGGACCTCCGAGCGGGCGGTTTCGGTGACCCGGGACTTTCTGGAGCGTGTGGAGTGA